TGGGTCCTAGAAGAAAATGGAGTGAACTGGCTGGGAGTTCTGGAGGAGCATGAATAAAAGAATTTAAAGCATTCCCGGAAGCTTTTGTGTTTTAACTTCCCTCGAGCCAGGGAAACCCCATAAGTTGGACAATTTTGTGAATCAAAAGTCCAAGGTCCATATTCAGGGAAATAAGACTGCAACCAGAGCTGTAGGATCCAGAAGGGACCCCCTGAACGACCAAATTCTCTGGTAACTAAATCTCTACAGCCTCGATACAGATGAGATAATACAAAAGGAGCCAAAGCAAGCTTCCTCCCCGAAGCAAGAGCAACGGCTAATTGGCTGCATTCCTTTGTTACCCTTAATGAACCATTGCAAAAGACGTACTTGCAAAGCCACATAATTAGGAAAAAGATATGTTCATCCTCCGTTACATCATTTTTTTGCATGGAGACCTCAAGAAATTCCCCATAAGATAATCTTTTAGCATTTTTGGCCTTCGGTAAAGTAAAGTTTAAATTTGGGGGGTAGTTGAACGCGTTAATATCCTCACCATGGGGTCTAAGCCCTGTCAAGGCAACAATATCCAGTATTGTTGGTCCCATCATGCCAAAGTTAAAATGGAAGGAGTTACTTGAGATTGACCAAAAGCACAAAGCAGCATACAGAAGACTTTTGTCAGGGGGTATGTCGATTTTAGAAAGCTGGATGGCATCATATATACCAGCAGTTCTCCACTTCTCCCCTTTTACCTTCTCCAGTCGATCAACCCAATAAGTCCATCCGCTACTCATATTTGGCCATGAATTCCATGTTTTGCGTCTCTGCCAATCAGGTTCCAGAGAGTGCATAAGGAGCTTTTCCCCTTTTGCTAAGGGATAAAGTGGCTCAAGCTCTGAAGGAAATCCATCTCTGAAGCACGGACCTAATATAAATTCAGAGGAATTTTCAGGATTAGGAACAAAAACATCAGTAACAATCAAACCACTATCCGATGCCTTTATTTTCTGCTCCAGAGTAGTTGCAAGTGATGGAGCTTCAGTAGCCCGACTACCAAATAATCCTTTGTCCATGCAGAATTCAATCTAACAAGACCAAGAGTGGAGAGAATCAAAGCTGACAACTTGCATATGGTGACCCAAATTTTCACATCTTACAACACCTAAACAATACAGAATATGGTTTTAAAAGTTAAAACATGGAAGatcccaaaaaagaaaaaaagaaaaaaacagacTAAAGATTTGAACTGTTGGCAATGGTTCTGTCAATAAGCCAGCATTTGCTAAAACTCTGGCAAAAGGAGACACTAATGCTAAATGTTGTTCCACCAAAATTACAAACCAAACTCATTAAGAGGGTTTAAGCAAAAcaagattaaaaagaaaagcaaGGGAAAAAAGATCAAATGCAGCGGTTTCTACTGTATTAGCTTCATAGGCTAAACAAACACATATATTATGAGTAATGAGGTATTTCTTCCATCTCATTGTACTTGCTCCCTGTGTTGGTTGGATACTCCAAAATGTTGCAGCATCCGAGCACCCGTGTCGGATGCTAAAAAAGGCACCAGGCTGTGCTAAAGCCATCTTTAAAAAGTGTTTAATCTCATTTTTACTCTATGCATACTATTTTATATGGATTGGAATTTTTGCTCTTGCTTTATCCAAGTATTTCAGTATCTATAAATAAGATATGCATTTAAATCCTCAACATCCAGAAGCACAAGtaaaaattaataaaagaaaagatACACAATCATCAGTGCAAGGAACagtaaaattaaagaaaaagtaATAAAAAGAAAATACTACAGTGAGTGATTCTAAAACCACGTCTCTGCTTAACAACACCCCAAACAGCCAGGTATTTCGTGAATGGTTGTTAACAAATTTCGTAATTGCACCAATTCaataaataattttaagttatatacattgaATTTATGCCAATAGTTAAATTGCAGGTTATTAATCTATTTCCTAAGTTTGTCGAGCTTGCTACGATGTTGACCTGTTGTTTGTAGGTCAAATTAACCTAATAGTGTAAAAGATTCATACAATATCCGTGCACAGAACTTAAAACTCTTCAATAAATTGTATCCTCTGGATGCATTGTTACGTTGGTGGGCTTTTTGATATAAGTAACCAAAATAACTAACTTAGATAACTTCTTATAACCATTATTAACTACTAAGATAACATTTGATGAGAGAAAGCAATCTTTCACGAAAATCAGAGATAAAACAAGGCTTCTTTTTAAAGCAACGACACAAAGAGGATGTTTTCATTGACATATTCTTATCGTTAGTACATATAACCATGTCGAAGGGGTCTTCATCAAGACATCGTTTTGTAGCATGTATATGATGGTATGTAGATAGAAGACTTAACCTTTACAAACTAGTAGTAAGTATCCTTTTGCAAATCCAAATACATAAAGGGTTTTTTAGACAAATAACTCTCTTAAGATTTTGCATGCAAGGTTTGGCTATGAGGTCTCACGTTGAAACTTCAcagttatccaaaaaaaaaaaaaaaaaaactctcgaGATCTAAGTGACTTAGTGTGCAGCAAAAAATTCCACATGCAGATTAAGATCCTGTTTGgacaaaaaaaatctttttctcCAAAAAATATTCTCGAATGCAATTTTTGGTTGACAGATTGTACAATTTTCCAACTCCAACTTGAAGTTGGTCTTCAAGTTTGACAAGCTGAAAACAAACCAGTTTTCCAAAGTAAATATTTTTTCTATCAcaaatttcacatttttttttgtcCAAATGCTTACTAAAAGAAGAAATAGAGAATATGGAACAAAAGTAAATTACTCCATTGACAATCAACTGTGAAGTAGGAGAGAATTCATTGACTAACCTAAGAGCTCAATGAGAGACTTTTAAGATAACAGGGTGCTTGCATTCACATATATAGACTTCGAAAAAAGCAGAGggcttttcacttttttttttaatgacatggCAACCCGCAGCCGCTATACAAACTAACATCAAATATTAAGCTGCATAAACATATTTTCAACTTATACAAATATTATATTccttccgttttaatttatgtgaatttatttaactGAACATGATATTTAAAAAAGAGTGAtgacttttgaaacttatagtttaaaataaattttgaatATTTATATGgccgtaaatcatttcataaagtgaatttgttttcaaattaacAAAAATGTCATTTATTTTGAcacaaaatataaagaaaataggttcatataaatCGAAATAGAGGGAGTACAGCATTATAGCTGAgaaaagcattatacataatgtatcaatattgtataatagtgtataagagaTATTTATATATAAGAGCCGTTTGGacaatttgaaatcatgatgtaAAATCACTgctttgaagttgaaattttatttGGACGTATAATTTGAATTTCTTGTATTATATTTTTCTCATAGACATAAATATCCTACAAGTTGTGAaaccataaaaaaaaattcaattcgtATACAATCTTATATAATGAGAAAATtataatttataacaaaattaatacgctactagaagacatTTTTGAAAAATACAATATCAATTGATCTAACTTTAGTTCAACACAAAAACAATTGAACACAAATTGTAGTGTAACCGctctttaaaatattttttttcacaTGGTTGATAAATGGTTGGTAAAAGGAAATTTGTTATAAATAACTACCAACTTGcaaatattttttaatatttgatgTAAAtagttggtaaatatatctaccaacttataggtttttttacaaatataaatttatgaatcaagttttatatttaaaaaattttgaaatcacaatttgaaatcccaaatcatatctttttgaagaatttggaaTCTCAAAATatgatatgaagttgaagttAAAAATCTTGTGCAAATTACATAAACAAATAtagatttaaaataaaaatatgaaaTTATGATTTTCATATCGCATGGCTAAATACTagctaagagcccgtttggattggctttcGGCTTTTTTTGAATATTTGACTGGttagtttaaagtcattttgtatttaaaataagttcaaaaaaataattgagctcatttaacttagcttatataaagtagcttataagtcaaaaaaataagttagactattctaatttattttcagcttataagttattttttttaaactcatccaaacaagctctaaatcggataacaaactcaaaatataagCGTAAAGCGCGTAATTTCTTTTTTCCTCGGTAAATAtagagaattttttatttttttttggagagAAATCATCATGATTACACCCGTCAGAGACAACAGTTAAGGAAAATGAACAAGTAGCTTTCGAGGTAAGCTTCATGTCTTTTCACAATTGAAATTACTGATAGCCGCCAAATATCAAAATGCTCTCTTTATTTTACAACTTGTTTTGATGCTTCCTGCTTagtttaaatataatatttatttcatTAAATTGTATAGTTAAATTCATACATAATGGCGAAAATCATCATTTTATGTAATGATCAATTTGATCAATGGCGGACTTAGAATTTCGAGTTTGAGAGTGCTtgataataatagagaagaaaaaataatctagcattttaaaaaaataaagttcCTAGTGAGATTTGAACTCTTGACCCTTTAGTAACAAAACCTCCAGCACCCTCCCCTAACCAAATTACCTATCAGACTTATCACTTCatgggtgctctattaactatttatatctgttttctttatattttctatacagctaTACACTTCGTGACTGAGTTCaatgggtgctggagcacccaaaaTTTGCTAGTGGGTCCGCCCCTGAATTTGGTGTTATTGCATCatcactttatttatttttgctcATTTTATATTTACTTATTatttaaaaatcatattttatcgtATCGTACATTTTTATATAGCTCTACATTGTACTCTACTGTTCTTATAGGTTTATCTTTCAAATTATTAATATTTAGCATTATATTTagtcagattaattatgacgtaTCCAATTTTTACGGGTGACCTATTACCTCCCTGGACAATTTTAAAGTGAAATTAATACCTCCCTGGATGGTGAGGTGGCACAGTGATTGTAGTTCACTCTCTTTAAGAGAGTGAGAAGCAAataaaaatgttttaaaaaaaattataagcattatttgtttttttttttttaattctctctctctttctttttttccccTTATTCCCTTATTCTTCACCGCCCGCCACCGCCTACCACCGTCCACCCCCATCCACCGCCGCCAGTTAATATTCTAAAAATTAACCCATTACTTCCCCCACCTTCTTTTACCCAAACCCAACTCCAAAACTTGCCCACCCACCGTTCTAATCCTAACATTGTCCTCAACTTCTTCTCTTTCCCCACTATCATCTTCCTCATCATCCTCCATTAGAGGGTACCCCATCATCACCGGTATAGCTCAATCATTTCATTATTGGGGAAATTCTCAGTTACATCCAATTCAATATCCCCAAACACTTCCCTATACTTTAACATCCACAAATACATATACACCTAAAAAGTGAGCAAAGACAtaaaagatgaaaagaaaagaaaagaaaaaaacaatcaAAGAAAAACCAGAATTTTAGTACCCATTtgacagaaatagaaaaaaaaaatgttcattTAGCAttgtttgttggtattgtttagtATAGCATTCTTGATTTGGTGAAAAATGGCTTCATTTGGTGATGGATTGGCTTCATTTGGTGTAGAAATTTCGAAATTAGAAATAAAAGGTGAAAAAATACACGTCAGGCGCGTGCATTTCACCACTCAAATACAGATCTGGTGGTAGCGTTTGAGAGGGGTAATAGGTCACCCGTAAAGGTTGaatgcgtcataattaatccgacaAAACGTTGATAAGGCATTTGACAATTTTCTCATAACGGAAAATAATACAATTTATACAAATATTATATTCATCAAAGCAATACAATATAATGTAATAGAACACAATACGATGCATTATGAAACGTtacgtaacaaccatccaaacaaaaaGTAGTTTTAGATGGCATTAATAATTTGACCTGGatatattttttacttttggCCAAAGTAGAAAGaggagtttaaaaaataattaaagaaaaaagTAGAAAGAGGAGCCGACATAATTTTTTTAAAGAAGGAATTGTTATTCGATTATATATTAAATTGATTTCTATAAATGTATTTTTTTAAGATTTAAAGAATAATCTTAGCTCGTTTTTCCAAGTGAGAAGTTTTTTTGCAACCataataattttaaatttttaggtAATGTGTGATGTGTCGTGATAAAAGTATTTAATCTCTGACATCGAAGCAAATCTATTGAAAATGATTGATTTTCACGCTATTTTCAGTACTTAATTCTTCCGCCTATTACAAGATTATATAAATGTTTCTAATTCTTTGTTGGTGTGGTTTGGTCTTAAAATTGGCTAAATCGATGCAGCATTTGAATTTATATTGTCTTATTTTTGTAGTTTTCGTTCTGGAACTGGATATTAATAGTATGTCCATTACCTTTTAATGGAACATTTTCCaaatatttgtataaaaaatataaatatacaaATAAACAATATAAATATACATTCTAATAAACACTAACTACTTATAATGAATAAATTGCCCCAATACACGCCATCATTATACTCTTTAACTCTACAAATTTTTAAAATACTTTCGAAATTACACTTAACAATTGCATGTCAAGTATATTTGTGCTaataatatttatataatttTATACTCAATGCTATCGGATACGCTCGTGTAGCATGGATCAAACAAAGACTGTTTTTATAATCACGCAAATATAATAAAACTAGTGAAGATGCATGCGCTTCGCGTggtcatcaaagaaaaattaaagcatatatatatatatatatatatatatatatatatatatatatatatatatatatatatatttatcaaaATTACAGCTTAAAAGAAAGATCACAATCTAAGAGAGGGAAGGAGGAAATGATAAATTACAGAAAACGGGAAAAGTGTTTCAAGTTTCTTGActttatgattattgatcttCTTCATGCATGTTCTTCAACACTAATATTGCCACCTCCATATATGCTAGCTCCTCATTAGTCTCAGTCACCAATCAAGAACTATATAAGGGCCcaaattagaattatccaaaatAAATGGGAGAACCAAAAATTtgacaaaaaatataaatatgaatcCTAAATTGTGAGGCTACCACGTCACCGGGCTTAAGTcctgcaattatatatatatatatatatatatatatatatatatatatatatatatatatatatatatatttaaaattattAATTCTAAGAGAATACGCCTAATAATGTAACTTATATGTACATACATTGTACTTCCATGCGAGTCATTCATTAATCTTCTTTGAGGATGGCGAACCTTGGTAAACAAAGTTTTGTAAATCACATATGTATTCAAATACATTTGCCTAAGCCTTGAAAAACAAAGTTATCAAATATCTGTGTTAGTTGGAGGTAATAGAACCTGATAGAGCAGTTGATAACACATAACAGTGCCTAGATAGTAGACACCACTGTtatcaaaaaagaagaaaatgccTCAGCACAAACACAAATGTAAAGAAATCTACACTTGGAGAGACTAGAGATCAAAGGGGTAGTAGCTATGGGGGTAGTAGCTATGTACATTTCTTACCTAGTCACCATATCAAAATTAGTGCTATTTTGAAGCATACATGATCCGTCAACCTGTTCCTACCAGAAACCATAGAAGTACACTTCTGGTTTCACTATACATGTTTGGACTTAACTTGGCTATACTAACGTATGCCAttcaaaagagagagagagagagttggcACATAGCAAAACATATTTACATGCACTTTCTTACTAGCCAGCTAATTCACATGAAGAGCCGGTTTATGCAAGCGAGCACTCGATTATCTTACTCTTGAAGTCTCTCAAGCTTTCATCCACTCAAGCAATATCCGAATCAGCTAGCGCCCTCATCTCATTCAGGACAGGAAACTCAGCTTCCATTTCATCAAGAGCACTAGACTTTTCAAAACACTTCTTGGCCAAACTCAATGTTTGTTCCTGGATTGCTTCTTTTTTTGCCTCTGCATCCTTCAAGCTTGCCTTCAACTTGCTGATTTGGTATTCAAGTTTGTCATTGCCGTCTTTGAGGTTAGTATAGAGCTCCTTATACTTTGAGAGCTCGTCAATGAGGAGCACTTTCTTGGCAGCCTTCTTGGAGTAATCCTCTTTGTCCTTCTTAGCTCTGCGCAAGGTCAAGGAAAGGTGCGTAAGGTTCTCTTTGAGCTTCTCCAAGGCAAGCGCTCTCTCAGCTGATAAATCCGGTGCTGCAGCATATACTGATAGTGCTGCACTTAATGCTGAACAGTTTTCGGG
The nucleotide sequence above comes from Lycium barbarum isolate Lr01 chromosome 3, ASM1917538v2, whole genome shotgun sequence. Encoded proteins:
- the LOC132633647 gene encoding uncharacterized protein LOC132633647; amino-acid sequence: MLATAKGDIERLLIMPSQDLLLPENCSALSAALSVYAAAPDLSAERALALEKLKENLTHLSLTLRRAKKDKEDYSKKAAKKVLLIDELSKYKELYTNLKDGNDKLEYQISKLKASLKDAEAKKEAIQEQTLSLAKKCFEKSSALDEMEAEFPVLNEMRALADSDIA